CCGGCGGCCCTGATCTCGTCGTATTCGCGGGGCTCCCAGTAACGGACGACGGGCAGGTGCTTGTCGTCCGGCCGCAGGTACTGCCCCACCGTCAGAAGGTCGCAGCCGTGCTCCCGCAGGTCACGCATGGTCTGCAGCACTTCCTCCGCAGTCTCGCCGAGGCCGACCATGAGGCCGGACTTCGTCGTGATCCCCGGGTCGATGTCCTTGGCCCGCCGCAACAGCTCGAGGGATCGCTGGTAGCGCGCCTTCGGGCGGACGCGCGGGTAGAGCCGCGGCACCGTCTCCGTGTTGTGGTTGAGCACCACGGGCTTGGCTTCGACCACCGTACGCAGCGCGTCCCAATTGCCTTCGAAGTCCGGGATTAGCACCTCCACGCGGCATTCGGGCACACGATGCCTGATCGCGCGCAGACAGGCGGCGAACACCGAAGCCCCGCCGTCCTCGAGGTCGTCCCGGTTCACGGAGGTGATTACGGCATAGTCCAGGCGCAGCGCTTCTACGGTGCGCGCCAGGCGCAGCGGCTCCAGGAGGTCGAGTCCCTTAGGGCGGCCGGAGGTGACGGCGCAGAAGCCGCAGGAGCGGGTACAGACGTCACCGAGGATCATGAAGGTGGCAGTGCCGGCGTTCCAGCACTCGCCCATGTTCGGGCAGTGCGCCTCCTCGCAGACAGTGTGCAACTGCTCGCGGCGCACGAGGCCGAGCATCGAGCGATAGCGGTCGCCGTCGCGGAAACGGACCTTGAGCCAGTCCGGCTTCGGCAGCTTTTCAGCGACCAATGACGGCCAACCTCTCGCCCGCGGGCGCAGGGACGGCGAAGCCGCCTTCGATCAGTGCCACGCCGAAGCTGACGGCGAAGGCCTCCGCCACCGCGTCCTGGACCGCATCCATCGGCGGGGCCTCGGCGAGCAGCGCCGCCATGCTGGTGACGCTTGCGTCCCTGAGCCCGCAGGGGACGATGGCTTCGAACCAGGAGAGGTCCGTGCTCACGTTGAGGGCGAAGCCGTGCGTGGTCACGCCCTCGCGCACCCGCACGCCGATAGCGGCGATCTTGGCGCCTCCGGCCCAGACTCCTGGCCGCCCCTGGACGCGCTCGCCTGGGATGCCGAACTCCGCCAACGCCCGCACGAGCATATCCTCGAGGAGGCGGACGTAGTCGCCGGGCAGGATGCCCCGTCCGCGCAGGTCCAGGACTGGATAGCCGACGAGCTGGCCCGGGCCGTGGAAGGTGATGTCGCCGCCCCGGTCGGCGTCGACGATCTCCGCGCCGCGGGCCAGGATCTCGGCCGGGTCGACGAGAATGTGCTCGGCCTTCGCGCGGCGGCCAAGCGTGTAGACGGGCGGGTGCTGCAGGAGGAGGAGCGTCTCCTGCCCGGTGCCATCTCGCACTCCTCGCGCCAGAAGCTGCTGCCACGACAAGGCGTGGTGGTAGTCAACAGTCCCGGGGCGGAGGAGGTGGACGGTGGTACCGCTCATGGTCCCTGCTATCGCGCCGCAAAGGCGGCCGCTACGCCGGCTGTACCTTGTCGATCCTAGCACAGGGTTATCGGCAGCCAGATGAACTTTGCCTTAAGGCTCATGGCTGCCGGTTGCAGTGGAGCGTACGGTCAGGCAGCGCCGAAGAGGTATGAGCGCGAAAGGGCGTGGGCGTAGCGCGCCCACTTCGACGGCCCGTTGCTGGTCAGCCAGACCAGTGTAGCGTTGGGCCGGCCAAGGTAGGTCCGGTAGGCCTCCGCGACCAGGTCCAGATTGGAGACTCGCTCTCCCTTGGGGCCGCGCCGCCAGTCGTTCCGGGCCCAGGCCGGCGCCCAGTCCTTCAGCGTGTTCACGACGGTCTGGCTGCTCGAGTAGACCGTGACGCGCTCCGCGGGCGACGCCATGCGCATCCCCTCGATCACGGCGCGCAGCTCCATCCTGCTGCTCGTCGTGGCGGGCTCTTCCCCGAAGACCTCGCGGACGACCGCCCCTCCCAGGACCCGCACCGCGGCCCAGCCTCCCGGCCCCGGATTGGGGTCGCAGGACGCGCCGACGAAGATGCCGTGGTCCGGCCCGCCTGACGTCGTCTCGAGCACGGGATCCACGGTGACCAGCGCCTCCCGCGGCCGCTCTCTCGAGCCGCATGACAGGCAGCGTACGAGCTGCCAGAGCGGGAACATCTGGGCCAGCTCGGGCGCGGGCTCGAACTCCTTTCCGCACTCCTGGCAGAGATTGACCTTCGTGGAAACCAGGGCACCCGCAGAGCTGCACATGTTCTGACTCCTCCTGTGACGGCTGTTTCGCTCGCAGCAGGAGGGTTGTAGCCGACTAGAACAAACGTGTCAAGCCCCCCGTCAGGGGCCGCAGGCGATGCTCGTCAGCACCTTCGGCGGATGCTGCAGCGTGCGGTGCACGGGACAGCGGTCGGCAATCTCCAGGAGGCGCGCCACCTGGGCGTCATCGAGGTCGCCGCGGAGCGAGACGTGGCGACGGATCACCTCGATGCGCCCACCCGGGCCCGCGGCCTCGACTTCCTCCGCCGTGCACTCCTCGCAGTCGCGAGCGAAGACGCGCTCGTGCTCGAGGTGTACGGAGACCTCGTATAGCGGCCATTCCTTGCGCCGGGCGTACATGACCAGGGTCATTGCCGTGCAGGCGCCGAGGGCGGCCAGCAGCAGCTCGTAAGGGTTCGGGCCGAGCCCGTCGCCGCCTACCTCCTCCGGCTCGTCGGCTACGAAGCCGTGGCGGCCGTCGTTCACGAAGAGGGCGTAGTTGTGGTCGGCCAGTGTCTGGACTGTCACCTTCTCCATACTTCAAGGATGTCTCGGGTCCCGGCAGCCCAGATCGGGCCGAAAGGACCAATATCGCTCTGCAAACGGCATGTATACTCCGCCTGGTTTGAGGAGGGCATGGCTGAAGCCGACAAGCCGATGACGCTGCCTGCCGCGCTGGCCGCGACCGCCGCGCGCTACGGCCCGCGCGTGGCCTACGTAGCAGGGCGGCGCGACCCCCAGCCGGTTACCTGGTCCGAGGTGTACAGCCGCGCCGCGGCATTCGCCGCCGGCCTCGTGGCCCTTGGCCTCCAGAAGGGCGACAGGGTAGCCATCTGCGCCGAGAACGGCGTCGAGTGGGTTGTCGCCTGTCACGGCACTCTCATGGCCGGCGGCGTCCTGGTGCCCATCTACTACGACCTCAAGCACCAGGAAATCAGCGACCAGGTGCGCAGGCCGGAGT
This window of the Dehalococcoidia bacterium genome carries:
- the lipA gene encoding lipoyl synthase; the protein is MVAEKLPKPDWLKVRFRDGDRYRSMLGLVRREQLHTVCEEAHCPNMGECWNAGTATFMILGDVCTRSCGFCAVTSGRPKGLDLLEPLRLARTVEALRLDYAVITSVNRDDLEDGGASVFAACLRAIRHRVPECRVEVLIPDFEGNWDALRTVVEAKPVVLNHNTETVPRLYPRVRPKARYQRSLELLRRAKDIDPGITTKSGLMVGLGETAEEVLQTMRDLREHGCDLLTVGQYLRPDDKHLPVVRYWEPREYDEIRAAGLQMGFRHVEAGPLVRSSYHAGEQARLAGAAPGVSAGAGGSYHARERFIPLPVEPPVREGRRRTSGNGEVLHA
- the lipB gene encoding lipoyl(octanoyl) transferase LipB, with amino-acid sequence MSGTTVHLLRPGTVDYHHALSWQQLLARGVRDGTGQETLLLLQHPPVYTLGRRAKAEHILVDPAEILARGAEIVDADRGGDITFHGPGQLVGYPVLDLRGRGILPGDYVRLLEDMLVRALAEFGIPGERVQGRPGVWAGGAKIAAIGVRVREGVTTHGFALNVSTDLSWFEAIVPCGLRDASVTSMAALLAEAPPMDAVQDAVAEAFAVSFGVALIEGGFAVPAPAGERLAVIGR
- a CDS encoding RNase H family protein, whose product is MCSSAGALVSTKVNLCQECGKEFEPAPELAQMFPLWQLVRCLSCGSRERPREALVTVDPVLETTSGGPDHGIFVGASCDPNPGPGGWAAVRVLGGAVVREVFGEEPATTSSRMELRAVIEGMRMASPAERVTVYSSSQTVVNTLKDWAPAWARNDWRRGPKGERVSNLDLVAEAYRTYLGRPNATLVWLTSNGPSKWARYAHALSRSYLFGAA
- a CDS encoding OsmC family protein encodes the protein MEKVTVQTLADHNYALFVNDGRHGFVADEPEEVGGDGLGPNPYELLLAALGACTAMTLVMYARRKEWPLYEVSVHLEHERVFARDCEECTAEEVEAAGPGGRIEVIRRHVSLRGDLDDAQVARLLEIADRCPVHRTLQHPPKVLTSIACGP